A window of the Acetobacteraceae bacterium genome harbors these coding sequences:
- the gap gene encoding type I glyceraldehyde-3-phosphate dehydrogenase, whose product MALKIAINGFGRIGRLVLRGIIESGRTDVEPILINDLGSIEANAHLLKYDTVHGRFKGEIEVVDGALHITGLDGRKYAPIRVTAHRNPEEVPLEGIDVAMECTGLFTTKEKASALLKAGAKHVLVSAPCTDADATIVYGVNNDALKPGMKVVSNASCTTNCLAPVAKTLDDAFGIDYGYMVTVHSYTGDQRTVDTLHKDLRRARAAALNMIPTKTGAARAVGLVLPNLKGRLDGTAIRVPTANVSVVSLDVLFKNAPKSVEEVNEVIKKATQSGPLKGILSYNDEALVSSDFLHTIYSSNFDATQTAVLGDGKLIRICSWYDNEWGFSNRMADTATLFAKL is encoded by the coding sequence ATGGCATTAAAAATCGCAATTAATGGCTTCGGCCGTATTGGTCGTCTAGTTCTGCGCGGTATCATCGAAAGTGGACGCACCGACGTTGAGCCAATCTTAATTAACGATCTGGGATCTATCGAAGCGAATGCACATCTTTTAAAATATGATACAGTGCATGGCCGTTTCAAAGGTGAAATCGAAGTCGTTGATGGCGCTCTTCATATTACAGGTCTTGATGGCCGTAAATATGCGCCAATCCGTGTCACAGCGCATCGCAATCCAGAAGAAGTGCCTTTGGAAGGCATTGATGTCGCTATGGAATGCACAGGTCTGTTTACAACAAAAGAAAAAGCTTCAGCTCTTCTTAAAGCAGGCGCAAAGCATGTTCTCGTTTCCGCACCTTGCACAGATGCCGATGCAACGATCGTTTACGGTGTCAACAACGATGCCCTAAAACCAGGCATGAAAGTTGTTTCAAACGCTTCCTGCACCACCAACTGCCTTGCACCTGTTGCAAAAACATTGGATGACGCATTCGGTATTGACTACGGCTATATGGTAACGGTTCACTCCTACACAGGGGATCAGCGCACTGTCGATACACTTCATAAAGACTTGCGCCGTGCCCGTGCTGCTGCCTTGAACATGATTCCAACAAAAACAGGTGCTGCCCGTGCTGTTGGTTTGGTTCTGCCAAATCTTAAAGGTCGTTTGGACGGTACAGCCATCCGTGTTCCAACAGCAAACGTTTCTGTCGTTTCTTTAGACGTTCTGTTCAAAAATGCGCCAAAATCTGTTGAAGAAGTGAATGAAGTTATTAAGAAAGCAACACAAAGCGGCCCATTGAAAGGCATTTTGTCTTACAATGATGAGGCTTTGGTCAGCTCTGACTTCTTGCACACAATTTATTCTTCAAATTTTGATGCAACACAAACGGCTGTTCTTGGCGATGGCAAGCTTATCCGTATCTGCTCTTGGTACGATAACGAATGGGGCTTCTCAAACCGTATGGCAGATACAGCAACGCTTTTCGCAAAGCTTTGA
- a CDS encoding RusA family crossover junction endodeoxyribonuclease produces the protein MNTYPLSFSFKGRLSGKARPRFLKGENKIYTQRKTQNQERMIQQYFIASFGKPLLVSPLSVKIELTLEPPKSWTKYKRSHALNGKILPTIKPDLDNVAKLILDALNGFAYQDDRQVTRLEINRSYGISDKVQVEISPIGGEV, from the coding sequence ATGAATACTTATCCCCTCTCCTTCTCTTTTAAAGGCAGATTAAGCGGTAAAGCACGTCCACGCTTTCTAAAAGGGGAGAACAAGATATACACGCAAAGGAAAACGCAAAACCAAGAGAGAATGATTCAGCAATATTTCATTGCTTCTTTTGGAAAGCCCCTTTTAGTCTCTCCTCTTTCCGTAAAAATAGAGTTGACACTTGAGCCCCCTAAAAGCTGGACGAAATACAAACGCTCTCATGCTTTAAATGGAAAGATACTGCCAACCATTAAGCCAGACTTAGACAATGTGGCAAAGCTGATTTTAGACGCTCTGAATGGCTTTGCTTATCAAGATGATAGACAGGTTACACGATTAGAAATAAATCGCTCTTACGGAATTTCTGACAAGGTACAGGTAGAAATCTCTCCTATTGGGGGTGAAGTATGA
- a CDS encoding transporter produces MRLSARNQVAGTIKKIEKGAVTSQIQIEVAAGVVITAAITNEAVAELGLEVGSKATAVIKASNVMVAV; encoded by the coding sequence ATGCGTTTAAGTGCTCGTAACCAAGTCGCTGGTACCATCAAGAAAATCGAAAAAGGGGCTGTTACTTCCCAGATTCAGATCGAAGTTGCTGCTGGCGTCGTTATCACAGCTGCTATCACAAACGAAGCTGTCGCTGAACTCGGCCTCGAAGTCGGCAGCAAAGCAACCGCTGTTATCAAAGCTTCCAACGTTATGGTTGCTGTCTAA
- a CDS encoding amino acid permease, translating into MTCKNMPSQPEKAPPIDKSQMLEARHVIMIAIGGVIGAGFFVGASAAILQAGPTVLFTYLLCSLVFLVLGKTFKDLALDSGVQGSFIEHIRHLLGPIAGFASGWAYWAVWLIILTAQLIAGAAMLGPILHLPYLVICYGLLAIMSGVNLLSVRMYGNLEYWFSLLKVSALVIFILLGVTLLIAGAFGVTTPVPVSENMFGHQGFAPFGWLAVLALAPTVFTGMTGIEIVSVAAQETHTPEEMVGSLASKLGMWIGIIYFFSVALVLCFIPWDSLNMTRSPFLTVLDYLHIPYAEQAFWLVIMVVIFSTLNSSLFVASRILKEMALTEAAPDFLSSGKGANVPARSVTCVSLAAFLLVTLSQQFPAGFFATLLGVSGIFIIFVYGLSIVAAMRMRKKLSILGLLAILFMALVPLCMALSPQTLGQALWGMGGLAFFLITGFCVNTLQSAKKA; encoded by the coding sequence ATGACCTGTAAAAACATGCCCTCTCAGCCAGAGAAGGCGCCGCCAATTGATAAATCGCAAATGCTGGAAGCCCGTCATGTCATCATGATTGCCATCGGCGGTGTGATTGGCGCAGGCTTTTTTGTGGGCGCAAGTGCGGCGATTTTACAGGCAGGGCCTACGGTTCTATTTACTTATTTACTCTGCTCCCTCGTGTTTTTGGTGTTGGGAAAGACGTTTAAAGACCTTGCTTTAGATAGTGGGGTTCAGGGCTCTTTCATTGAGCATATCCGTCATTTGCTTGGTCCGATTGCAGGTTTTGCTTCGGGCTGGGCTTATTGGGCTGTTTGGCTGATTATTTTGACGGCGCAGCTCATTGCCGGCGCTGCGATGCTCGGGCCTATTTTGCATTTGCCTTATTTGGTGATCTGCTATGGGCTTTTGGCGATTATGAGCGGGGTTAATTTACTGTCTGTACGGATGTACGGCAATTTAGAATATTGGTTTTCTTTGCTGAAAGTCAGCGCCTTGGTGATTTTTATTCTTCTTGGCGTGACGCTTTTAATTGCGGGTGCTTTTGGGGTGACAACACCTGTCCCTGTTTCTGAAAATATGTTTGGGCATCAAGGATTTGCGCCCTTTGGATGGCTGGCGGTACTGGCATTAGCGCCCACGGTTTTCACGGGGATGACAGGGATCGAGATCGTTTCTGTTGCCGCACAGGAAACCCATACGCCAGAGGAAATGGTTGGCTCTTTGGCCTCTAAGCTCGGCATGTGGATTGGGATTATTTACTTTTTTTCAGTTGCCTTGGTTCTCTGCTTTATCCCTTGGGATAGCTTGAATATGACACGCTCTCCCTTTTTGACGGTTTTGGATTATCTTCATATCCCCTATGCGGAGCAGGCGTTTTGGCTGGTGATTATGGTGGTGATTTTCTCGACTTTAAATTCCTCTTTGTTTGTGGCATCACGGATTTTGAAGGAAATGGCATTGACCGAGGCAGCACCTGATTTTCTTTCTTCTGGAAAGGGGGCAAATGTGCCAGCCCGTTCTGTGACTTGTGTCAGTTTGGCGGCCTTTTTGCTTGTGACGCTTTCCCAACAGTTTCCAGCAGGTTTTTTTGCGACATTGCTCGGCGTGAGCGGTATTTTCATTATTTTTGTGTATGGCTTGTCGATTGTTGCGGCGATGCGGATGCGTAAAAAACTTTCAATTCTGGGACTTTTGGCGATTCTTTTTATGGCGCTCGTACCGCTGTGCATGGCGCTTTCCCCGCAGACACTTGGCCAAGCGCTTTGGGGAATGGGCGGATTAGCCTTTTTCCTCATTACAGGATTTTGCGTTAATACGCTTCAAAGCGCTAAAAAAGCCTAA
- a CDS encoding phosphoglycerate kinase, which translates to MAKIPTLEKIKNPEGKRVLVRADLNVPMKDGKVSDAERIERLLPTVKFLQNAKAKVIILSHFGRPKGKVVPEMSLRPVAEELARRLGSKVAFASDCVGPEAKEAVAKLKDGDVLVLENTRFHAGDEGNDPQFAKELAENGDVFVNDAFSAAHRAHASTTGISKDLPTYAGREMESELKALASASDSAEHPIAAIVGGSKVSTKLAVLENMIDKVDVLAIGGAMANTFLAAQGVSVGKSLEEPEMHETARKILAKAKVKGCEIILPVDAVVASKLENNAPTEVCDINNVPADKMILDVGPKSAEELKIKLSSLKTLLWNGPLGAFEFKPFDAATDAIAKETGRLTKEGKLKSIVGGGDTVASLRQAGVLGEMSHVSTAGGAFLEWMEGKALPAVVVLEEVGRSLGLA; encoded by the coding sequence ATGGCAAAAATCCCAACATTGGAAAAAATTAAAAATCCTGAAGGCAAGCGTGTCCTTGTCCGTGCCGATCTGAACGTGCCTATGAAAGATGGCAAAGTCAGTGATGCGGAGCGTATTGAACGTTTGCTTCCAACGGTAAAATTTTTGCAGAATGCAAAAGCGAAAGTCATTATTTTGAGCCATTTTGGCCGTCCAAAAGGCAAAGTCGTTCCTGAAATGTCTTTGCGCCCTGTGGCGGAAGAATTGGCACGCCGTTTAGGTTCAAAAGTTGCATTCGCCTCTGATTGCGTCGGGCCAGAAGCTAAAGAAGCCGTTGCAAAACTTAAAGATGGTGATGTGTTGGTCTTGGAAAATACCCGTTTTCATGCTGGCGATGAAGGCAATGACCCTCAGTTTGCAAAAGAATTGGCTGAAAATGGCGATGTTTTTGTTAATGATGCCTTTTCTGCCGCTCACCGTGCGCATGCTTCCACAACAGGCATTTCCAAAGATCTGCCAACCTATGCTGGCCGTGAAATGGAAAGTGAGCTGAAAGCCCTTGCTTCAGCAAGTGACTCCGCAGAACATCCAATCGCTGCGATTGTAGGCGGCTCAAAAGTCTCTACCAAGTTAGCCGTTTTGGAAAACATGATTGACAAGGTTGATGTTTTGGCAATCGGCGGAGCGATGGCGAATACTTTCCTCGCAGCGCAAGGCGTCTCTGTCGGTAAATCTCTTGAAGAGCCAGAGATGCACGAAACAGCGCGCAAAATTCTCGCCAAAGCGAAAGTGAAAGGCTGTGAAATTATTTTGCCAGTTGACGCGGTTGTAGCTTCTAAATTGGAAAACAATGCGCCAACAGAAGTTTGCGATATTAACAATGTTCCAGCCGATAAAATGATCTTGGACGTTGGTCCAAAATCTGCGGAAGAGCTGAAAATAAAACTCTCTTCTTTGAAAACACTGCTTTGGAATGGTCCTCTTGGGGCTTTTGAATTTAAACCTTTCGATGCCGCTACAGATGCCATTGCGAAAGAAACAGGCCGTTTGACAAAAGAAGGCAAATTGAAATCCATCGTCGGTGGTGGGGATACGGTTGCTTCCTTGCGTCAGGCAGGCGTACTTGGCGAAATGAGCCACGTTTCCACAGCAGGCGGAGCCTTCTTGGAATGGATGGAAGGTAAAGCCCTCCCAGCCGTTGTTGTTCTGGAAGAGGTCGGACGTTCTTTAGGGCTTGCTTAA
- a CDS encoding DUF4102 domain-containing protein: MSRKKSGQLFSTQLRQLPRGDHGDGGGLYLVKEEQENSGKWVFRFTSPLSGKRRRMGMGAYPEVSLANARDKALAARSLLSEYKDPIEERRKEEYERKKSHGLTFEECALKYISAKCKEWKGEEKGTTYRKHKGQLELHVFPSIGKRPVAGIDKHDIIKILEPVFHDKKGRTAEKLIEYIKSVLDYAKAHNWREGENPAEWRGNLDKIFPAPSKIAPVKHHDALDYRLMPLFMAELKKSQGLTAIACRFAILNASRSGEARGARWEEIDLEKKLWTIPAKRIKANADHTVTLSRPALELLNEVKPLSNGAGLIFPNSKGKPFSDNGLLKAAKLAGKAIGSPAITLHGFRASFRTWTGEETDYPREVAEHALSHAVGGSVERAYSRGTMEDKRRPLMEAWGRFCMGENG, encoded by the coding sequence ATGAGTAGAAAGAAATCAGGGCAGCTATTTTCTACCCAACTGAGACAACTGCCACGGGGAGACCATGGAGATGGTGGAGGCCTCTATCTCGTAAAAGAGGAACAAGAGAACTCTGGAAAATGGGTTTTCCGTTTTACAAGTCCTCTGAGTGGCAAGCGTAGAAGAATGGGAATGGGGGCTTATCCTGAGGTCAGTTTGGCAAATGCCAGAGACAAAGCGTTAGCTGCAAGAAGCCTGCTTTCAGAATACAAAGACCCCATAGAAGAACGTAGAAAAGAAGAATACGAACGGAAAAAGAGCCACGGACTTACCTTTGAGGAATGCGCCTTAAAATATATCTCTGCAAAGTGCAAAGAATGGAAAGGCGAAGAAAAAGGAACAACATATCGAAAACACAAAGGCCAGTTAGAGCTTCATGTCTTTCCTTCAATCGGAAAACGTCCAGTTGCTGGCATTGATAAACACGACATTATCAAAATATTAGAGCCTGTTTTTCACGATAAGAAAGGGAGAACAGCCGAGAAGCTCATAGAGTACATAAAATCCGTTTTAGACTATGCCAAAGCTCATAATTGGCGAGAAGGTGAAAACCCTGCTGAATGGAGAGGGAACTTAGATAAGATATTCCCCGCACCTTCCAAAATAGCCCCAGTGAAACACCATGATGCTTTAGATTATCGCTTAATGCCCCTTTTCATGGCTGAGCTAAAAAAGAGCCAAGGTCTAACTGCCATTGCCTGCCGTTTTGCAATTCTGAATGCTTCAAGGAGTGGAGAAGCAAGAGGCGCAAGATGGGAGGAAATAGATTTAGAAAAGAAACTTTGGACGATACCAGCAAAGAGAATTAAGGCGAACGCAGATCACACAGTCACACTTTCACGCCCAGCGCTAGAGCTTCTTAATGAAGTAAAACCTTTAAGCAATGGCGCAGGGCTTATTTTTCCAAACTCCAAAGGTAAACCCTTCTCAGATAATGGCCTGTTAAAAGCAGCAAAACTAGCAGGCAAAGCAATAGGAAGCCCAGCCATTACACTACATGGCTTTAGAGCTTCATTCAGAACATGGACAGGAGAAGAAACAGACTACCCTAGAGAAGTGGCAGAGCATGCCTTGAGCCATGCTGTAGGGGGAAGTGTAGAACGTGCTTACAGCAGAGGCACAATGGAAGACAAGCGCCGCCCTCTCATGGAGGCTTGGGGACGGTTCTGCATGGGAGAGAATGGATGA
- a CDS encoding helix-turn-helix domain-containing protein — translation MNVALDQKYYSPAEVQKLYSISRATLYNMLSDGRLEGIKVGRSTRIPAESIAAYFHSCPKFSGGEMIGSK, via the coding sequence ATGAATGTTGCATTAGACCAGAAATACTACTCACCAGCAGAGGTACAGAAGCTCTATTCGATCTCAAGAGCGACTCTTTACAATATGCTTTCTGACGGACGCTTAGAAGGTATCAAGGTTGGACGCTCTACCCGTATCCCTGCTGAATCAATCGCTGCTTACTTTCACTCATGCCCAAAATTCTCAGGAGGAGAAATGATAGGAAGCAAATAA
- a CDS encoding molybdenum-pterin-binding protein, whose protein sequence is MRISARNQMTGNIHAFHKGAINTLIEIIVAPGVIVSSTITNEAFEELGLDLGKDVVAIIKSSDIMVGVSDWEAGYPNANAK, encoded by the coding sequence ATGCGTATTAGCGCACGCAATCAAATGACGGGGAACATTCACGCCTTTCATAAAGGCGCTATCAATACCTTAATCGAAATTATCGTTGCGCCTGGCGTTATTGTCTCGTCCACCATCACAAATGAAGCCTTTGAGGAATTAGGCCTTGATCTTGGAAAAGATGTTGTAGCGATTATAAAATCCAGCGACATTATGGTGGGCGTTTCTGACTGGGAAGCTGGCTATCCTAACGCAAATGCCAAATAA